The Listeria sp. PSOL-1 genome includes a region encoding these proteins:
- a CDS encoding biotin transporter BioY: MNHQKLKFLIVDALFAGIIAALAQVAIPIGPIPFTAQTFAVGLAATILGAKHSTIAVSVYITLGAIGMPVFQGMAAGMGILLGITGGFIVGFIFNAWITGYYLDKLGYTQINAIIANLIGALVTLLFGVLWLKISAGMTFSKAFHAGMIPFLIPGILKAILAGWIGLLIRERLIAGKLLPKS, translated from the coding sequence ATGAATCATCAAAAGTTAAAATTTTTAATTGTCGATGCACTATTTGCGGGGATCATTGCTGCACTCGCTCAAGTGGCTATTCCAATTGGCCCTATTCCCTTTACGGCGCAAACTTTTGCGGTCGGGCTTGCAGCAACAATTCTTGGCGCGAAGCATAGTACGATTGCCGTTAGTGTTTATATTACACTCGGGGCGATTGGCATGCCTGTTTTCCAAGGAATGGCTGCGGGAATGGGTATTCTTTTAGGTATAACTGGTGGGTTTATTGTAGGCTTTATCTTTAATGCTTGGATTACAGGTTATTATCTTGATAAACTGGGTTATACTCAGATTAATGCGATTATCGCTAACCTGATTGGTGCTCTTGTTACGCTTCTTTTTGGTGTGCTTTGGCTCAAAATAAGCGCAGGTATGACATTTAGTAAAGCATTTCACGCAGGTATGATACCATTTTTAATCCCAGGCATTCTTAAAGCCATTCTTGCTGGCTGGATTGGTCTTTTAATCCGTGAACGCTTAATTGCAGGGAAACTTTTACCAAAATCGTAA
- a CDS encoding GNAT family N-acetyltransferase — translation MTTSVRKASKEDVTAIKNIATLSWHNTYKDIIPQEVQDAFLAKFYNEKTLTNRIEATPFALLIKDKKTIGFVNFVELAKGKSELTAFYLHPEFINQGYGTELLEEGMNLFHIPLPMSVNVEKQNEAAIRFYEAKGFEKAEEFVEDFYGYGLATIRYQLLHHVEEDEV, via the coding sequence ATGACTACGAGCGTCCGTAAAGCAAGTAAAGAGGATGTTACTGCTATTAAAAATATTGCTACACTTTCATGGCATAATACCTATAAAGATATTATCCCACAAGAAGTACAAGATGCCTTTTTAGCGAAATTTTATAATGAAAAGACATTAACTAATCGTATCGAGGCGACGCCCTTTGCCCTTCTAATAAAAGATAAAAAAACAATTGGTTTTGTTAATTTTGTTGAATTAGCGAAAGGAAAAAGTGAATTGACGGCATTTTATTTACATCCTGAATTCATCAATCAAGGGTATGGAACAGAACTTTTAGAAGAAGGTATGAATCTGTTTCATATACCACTCCCGATGTCAGTAAATGTTGAGAAACAAAATGAGGCAGCAATCCGTTTTTATGAAGCAAAAGGATTTGAAAAAGCGGAAGAGTTTGTGGAAGATTTTTATGGCTATGGTTTAGCAACAATCCGTTATCAACTACTACACCACGTTGAAGAAGACGAGGTCTAA
- a CDS encoding MarR family winged helix-turn-helix transcriptional regulator, with product MNFKRAELLGFHFEGYTRAEIRFLFILFHGLKKDKSKMGMKVSDIGQLLRVSKPSVTQQINALEKKGLINRTQNPEDKRAVYLTFTEKGNKLMKQVIKKIQANFEDMRDYIGEEDMKTLIYLLEKLTDYLNHKGKEEGGVVPNDETDETP from the coding sequence ATGAATTTTAAACGTGCAGAACTGCTTGGTTTTCACTTTGAAGGTTATACTCGTGCTGAAATTCGTTTTCTTTTCATTCTCTTTCATGGTCTAAAAAAAGATAAAAGCAAAATGGGCATGAAAGTTTCCGATATCGGTCAATTGCTTCGTGTTTCAAAACCAAGCGTTACACAACAAATCAATGCACTAGAAAAAAAAGGTTTGATCAATCGTACACAAAATCCAGAAGACAAACGCGCTGTTTATTTAACCTTTACTGAAAAAGGCAATAAACTAATGAAACAAGTCATTAAAAAAATTCAAGCAAACTTTGAAGATATGCGTGATTATATTGGTGAAGAAGATATGAAAACACTGATTTATTTGCTTGAAAAATTAACAGATTACCTTAATCATAAAGGTAAAGAAGAAGGAGGTGTAGTGCCAAATGATGAAACTGATGAAACGCCTTAA
- a CDS encoding ABC transporter ATP-binding protein, with the protein MMKLMKRLKSYWLGIVIVLGLTFIQVLGQLYLPTIMSNIIDKGVVQGDKAYIWKMGSFMLLISALAVVLSVVIVYIASRIAMGFGRELRDKIFTRVESFSLQENNKIGTASLITRTTNDVVQIQNVLYMMLRMMVMAPIMLVGGIIMAVGRDAKLSLIFVIVLPILLMLVIAIGGKAMPKFKALQKKMDKLNRVIREGLTGIRVIRAFNRNQDELKKFEEANNDYASTAIGVNRLLSLMSPLMMLLMNLTSIAIVWIGAHLIGEGSMQVGDLMAFIQYAMQIMMSFMMLSAVFIFIPRAGASAERINEVLDMEPEILDPKASKNTEQKALLEFDHVTFRYAGAEKPALDNITFKAAAGETIAIIGSTGAGKSTLINMIPRFYDVESGVVRVNGVDVREQNQDELRQKIGLVPQKAVLFTGSIETNMRYGKEEATDDEIWQALAISQAKDFVSKLSRGIKTHVEQGGNNFSGGQKQRLAIARALIRKPEIYIFDDSFSALDFKTDAELRGALLNETKEAVTLIVAQRITSVVDADRIIVLDEGKVAGIGTHTELKEHNAIYQEIMRSQLSEEEIA; encoded by the coding sequence ATGATGAAACTGATGAAACGCCTTAAATCTTATTGGTTAGGAATTGTCATTGTTTTAGGCTTAACTTTTATTCAAGTGCTAGGCCAACTTTACTTACCGACGATTATGTCAAATATTATCGATAAAGGTGTCGTCCAAGGAGATAAGGCTTACATTTGGAAAATGGGATCGTTCATGTTGCTTATTTCCGCATTGGCTGTAGTTCTTTCGGTGGTTATTGTTTACATAGCCTCGCGAATTGCAATGGGCTTTGGGCGTGAACTTCGTGATAAAATTTTTACACGTGTGGAAAGTTTTTCGCTGCAAGAAAACAATAAAATAGGCACAGCTTCTTTAATTACAAGAACAACCAATGATGTTGTCCAAATCCAAAATGTTTTATATATGATGCTTAGAATGATGGTGATGGCTCCAATTATGCTGGTTGGTGGAATTATCATGGCTGTTGGGCGAGATGCCAAATTGTCGCTTATTTTTGTTATTGTTTTACCAATATTATTAATGTTGGTGATTGCAATTGGCGGTAAAGCAATGCCAAAGTTCAAAGCATTACAAAAGAAAATGGATAAATTAAACCGCGTAATCCGTGAGGGTTTGACTGGGATTCGGGTTATTCGGGCTTTTAATCGTAATCAAGATGAACTAAAGAAATTTGAAGAGGCAAACAACGATTACGCTTCTACTGCCATTGGGGTTAACCGGTTGCTTTCACTTATGAGTCCGCTAATGATGTTACTTATGAATCTAACAAGTATTGCAATTGTTTGGATTGGTGCACATTTGATTGGTGAAGGTAGTATGCAGGTTGGGGACTTGATGGCGTTTATTCAATATGCGATGCAAATTATGATGAGCTTTATGATGTTATCTGCAGTATTTATTTTCATTCCACGTGCTGGAGCTTCTGCTGAACGTATTAATGAAGTTCTTGATATGGAACCAGAAATTCTTGATCCGAAAGCGTCCAAAAATACTGAACAGAAAGCATTGCTGGAATTTGATCATGTCACATTTCGTTATGCTGGCGCTGAAAAGCCAGCACTTGATAACATTACTTTTAAAGCAGCAGCTGGAGAAACCATTGCCATCATCGGAAGTACTGGTGCAGGTAAGTCCACCTTGATTAACATGATTCCGCGCTTTTATGATGTAGAAAGTGGGGTTGTTCGTGTTAATGGAGTTGATGTTCGCGAACAAAATCAAGATGAACTACGCCAAAAAATTGGATTAGTTCCTCAAAAAGCTGTTCTTTTTACTGGGAGCATTGAAACAAATATGAGATATGGTAAAGAAGAAGCGACAGATGATGAAATTTGGCAGGCACTTGCTATTTCGCAAGCTAAAGATTTTGTCTCTAAATTAAGTCGTGGTATCAAGACGCATGTGGAGCAAGGTGGAAATAACTTCTCTGGTGGTCAAAAGCAAAGATTGGCGATTGCCCGGGCACTTATTCGTAAACCAGAAATTTATATTTTTGACGATAGTTTTTCAGCGCTAGACTTTAAAACAGATGCAGAGCTAAGAGGTGCGCTTTTAAATGAAACCAAAGAAGCCGTTACACTTATTGTGGCTCAGCGAATAACTTCTGTTGTGGATGCCGATCGAATCATTGTTTTAGATGAGGGAAAAGTAGCAGGTATCGGAACACATACTGAATTAAAAGAGCATAATGCGATTTATCAAGAAATTATGCGCTCACAACTTTCAGAGGAGGAGATAGCATGA
- a CDS encoding ABC transporter ATP-binding protein — MSPGPRGGGMGSPVAKPKNFNKTLFRLLGYMKPRTFSIMVVFVFAILSTIFNIFSPRELGKATTEIFEGLMGPNGINDDKIFDILFFVFLLYIGSSVFNFIQQFVMSSVAQRTVYDMRKDLKAKMARLPLRYYDTRSNGDILSRAVNDMDNIANTLQQSLTQAITAVIQVVGVLIMMLTISWQMTLIVVCTVPLSILVVAIIAGKSQKYFAAQQGNLGILNDAVEETYSGQTIIKAFGQEKNTLAKFEKVNSDYYQSAKKAQFISGIMMPMMQFIGNLGYVAVCVGGGIFVTNGTLKVGDIQSFTQYVQLFSQPIASVANIANVIQSTIASAERVFEMMDQQEEVDHIPEQIPVAQGEEHKIVFDHVKFGYTTDKPLMTDLNIEVEEGQMVAIVGPTGAGKTTIINLLMRFYDVDAGEIRIEGIDTRDMTKEQVRAKFGMVLQDTWLFNGTIADNIAYGRDGASQEEVVLAAKAAYADDFIRRLPDGYLTILNEEGSNISQGQKQLLTIARAILSDPSILILDEATSSVDTRTELNIQKAMGNLMKDRTSFVIAHRLSTIRDADLILVMNQGTVIEQGTHQELLSENGFYADLYNSQFTGSKAV; from the coding sequence ATGAGTCCAGGACCAAGAGGCGGAGGGATGGGAAGTCCAGTAGCAAAGCCCAAGAATTTTAACAAAACATTATTCCGCTTGCTAGGCTACATGAAGCCGCGTACATTTTCGATCATGGTTGTCTTTGTTTTTGCGATTCTCTCAACTATTTTTAATATTTTTAGTCCACGTGAATTAGGGAAAGCGACAACAGAAATTTTTGAAGGGCTGATGGGTCCTAATGGAATTAATGATGATAAAATTTTTGATATTTTATTTTTTGTTTTTTTACTTTATATTGGAAGTTCCGTTTTTAATTTTATCCAGCAATTTGTGATGTCTAGTGTGGCGCAACGAACGGTATATGATATGCGTAAAGATTTAAAAGCTAAAATGGCACGTTTGCCGCTCCGTTATTACGATACTAGATCAAATGGTGATATTTTAAGCCGTGCTGTAAATGATATGGATAATATTGCTAACACATTGCAACAATCCCTTACACAAGCGATTACCGCAGTAATTCAAGTTGTTGGTGTCTTAATTATGATGTTAACAATTAGTTGGCAAATGACATTGATTGTTGTTTGTACAGTACCACTTAGTATCCTTGTTGTTGCAATAATTGCCGGGAAGTCGCAAAAGTACTTTGCTGCGCAGCAAGGAAACTTAGGCATTTTAAATGATGCTGTTGAAGAAACTTACAGTGGCCAAACGATTATTAAGGCATTTGGTCAGGAAAAAAATACACTAGCAAAGTTTGAAAAAGTAAACAGTGATTATTATCAGTCAGCTAAGAAAGCACAATTTATTTCTGGGATTATGATGCCAATGATGCAGTTTATTGGAAATTTAGGCTATGTGGCGGTCTGCGTTGGTGGAGGGATTTTTGTTACCAATGGAACTTTAAAAGTTGGGGATATCCAGTCTTTTACACAATACGTACAACTTTTTTCACAACCAATTGCTAGTGTGGCCAATATTGCTAATGTCATTCAATCGACCATTGCTTCAGCTGAACGTGTATTTGAAATGATGGATCAACAAGAAGAAGTAGACCATATCCCAGAACAAATCCCAGTAGCTCAAGGAGAAGAGCATAAAATTGTGTTCGATCACGTAAAATTTGGCTATACTACGGATAAACCACTTATGACGGATCTTAATATTGAAGTAGAAGAAGGTCAAATGGTGGCAATTGTAGGGCCGACTGGTGCTGGGAAAACGACGATTATTAATTTATTAATGCGCTTTTACGATGTAGATGCAGGAGAAATTCGCATTGAAGGCATTGATACAAGAGATATGACAAAAGAGCAAGTTCGTGCCAAATTTGGGATGGTATTACAAGATACATGGCTGTTTAATGGTACAATTGCTGATAATATAGCTTATGGACGTGATGGGGCTTCCCAAGAAGAAGTCGTTCTTGCGGCAAAAGCGGCCTATGCAGATGATTTTATTCGCCGATTACCTGATGGCTATCTTACAATCTTAAATGAGGAAGGATCAAATATTTCTCAAGGGCAAAAGCAATTGCTTACGATTGCTCGAGCTATTTTGTCTGATCCATCTATTTTAATTCTTGATGAAGCAACATCAAGTGTAGATACAAGAACAGAGCTTAATATCCAAAAAGCAATGGGTAATTTAATGAAAGATAGAACTAGTTTTGTTATTGCACATAGATTATCGACCATTCGCGATGCAGATCTTATTTTAGTCATGAATCAAGGAACCGTTATCGAGCAAGGAACCCATCAAGAATTGTTGAGTGAAAACGGATTTTACGCTGATCTTTATAATAGTCAATTTACTGGTTCAAAAGCAGTCTAA
- a CDS encoding rhodanese-like domain-containing protein: MYQSITTAEFEQYLIKNSPYLIDLREPTDFLLAHIPNAHNIPMDELALAWEDLEPDKQYYLICYMGKRSSQASEFLTNKGFQAINILGGMDAWLGDVTTLLR, from the coding sequence ATGTATCAATCAATAACTACAGCTGAATTTGAGCAATATTTGATAAAAAATAGCCCCTATCTGATTGACCTTCGTGAGCCTACTGATTTTCTTTTGGCGCATATTCCAAATGCGCATAATATTCCTATGGATGAATTAGCTTTAGCGTGGGAAGATTTAGAGCCAGACAAGCAGTATTATCTTATTTGTTATATGGGGAAGCGATCTAGTCAAGCTTCTGAATTTTTGACAAATAAAGGGTTTCAAGCGATCAATATTTTAGGTGGTATGGATGCATGGCTAGGGGATGTTACAACTTTGTTAAGATAA
- a CDS encoding MerR family transcriptional regulator, with protein sequence MTKLLTIGEMAKLSEISIQRLRYYDQISLFSPAEIDNKTGYRYYQKEQTLLLHIIQMLQYTGLSLKEIKQLLLHPQKNAIQDQLALNLQSLEAEERKIKRKKWLIHRHTHYVKLPFRQSCENFYPDRYFFAVPSDIHKFNNQDYTLLFTALKAARLSKSYKQFISYYQSQTENFIGVDLDEMVNSPLIKKISAGTFKLTRGTKEDLEHVLVQPTSEFFIREIITYELHRPKISYLLEERL encoded by the coding sequence ATGACAAAATTATTAACCATTGGCGAAATGGCAAAGTTAAGTGAGATTTCCATTCAAAGGCTGCGTTATTATGATCAAATTTCGCTTTTTTCTCCTGCTGAAATTGATAATAAAACCGGTTATCGCTATTATCAAAAAGAACAAACTCTTCTATTACATATCATTCAAATGCTACAATACACAGGTCTTTCTTTAAAAGAAATCAAGCAACTTTTGCTTCATCCACAAAAAAACGCCATTCAAGATCAGTTAGCTCTAAATCTACAATCATTAGAAGCAGAAGAACGCAAAATCAAACGAAAAAAATGGCTTATTCACCGTCATACTCACTATGTAAAATTGCCTTTTCGGCAGTCATGCGAAAATTTTTATCCAGATCGCTATTTTTTTGCTGTCCCCTCAGACATTCACAAATTTAACAACCAAGACTACACATTGCTATTTACTGCTTTGAAAGCTGCCAGACTGTCTAAAAGCTACAAACAATTTATATCTTATTACCAAAGCCAAACGGAAAATTTCATCGGTGTTGACCTCGATGAAATGGTAAATAGTCCGCTCATCAAAAAAATTTCAGCTGGAACATTTAAACTTACAAGGGGAACAAAAGAAGATTTAGAACACGTCTTAGTGCAGCCAACTTCCGAATTCTTTATTCGTGAAATCATCACTTACGAGCTCCATCGGCCTAAGATAAGCTATCTGTTGGAAGAGCGCCTTTAA
- a CDS encoding glucosamine-6-phosphate deaminase, whose product MQVIIEKDYEQMSRTAMQLLLGLMYQPKKVHLAITAGSTPKRLYELLSAEMKAKTPLENVTYYNFDEIPIGNEKWGVTISNLKQMYFEPAGIKEEQVHALDMFNYTTHDKVIAERGGLDAMLLGIGADGHFCGNLPGTTKFGDETVRVSIKTRPDIREILISEVGGDERKVSDYYVTMGPKSVMQAKHIILFANGKKKAEIIKRAFFGPVTEDVPASVLQLHPNLTLLLDKEAASEL is encoded by the coding sequence ATGCAAGTTATTATTGAAAAAGATTATGAACAAATGAGTAGGACAGCGATGCAACTTTTACTTGGACTAATGTATCAACCAAAAAAAGTTCATTTAGCAATTACAGCAGGAAGCACACCAAAACGACTTTATGAATTATTAAGTGCAGAAATGAAAGCGAAAACACCACTTGAAAATGTGACTTATTATAACTTTGATGAAATTCCGATCGGCAATGAAAAATGGGGTGTAACCATTTCTAATTTAAAACAAATGTATTTTGAACCAGCTGGAATTAAAGAAGAACAGGTCCATGCTTTAGATATGTTTAATTATACAACACATGACAAGGTTATTGCAGAACGAGGTGGACTTGATGCGATGTTACTTGGTATTGGTGCCGATGGTCATTTTTGTGGAAATTTGCCAGGGACCACAAAATTTGGGGATGAAACCGTTCGCGTTTCTATAAAGACAAGGCCAGATATACGAGAGATTTTAATCAGCGAGGTTGGCGGCGATGAGCGCAAGGTTTCTGATTATTATGTAACAATGGGACCAAAAAGCGTGATGCAAGCTAAACATATTATTTTGTTTGCAAATGGTAAGAAAAAAGCAGAGATTATCAAGCGAGCATTTTTTGGCCCTGTTACCGAAGACGTTCCAGCATCTGTTTTGCAATTACACCCTAATTTGACACTTCTTTTAGATAAAGAAGCAGCGAGTGAACTTTAA
- a CDS encoding glycosyl hydrolase family 18 protein, with protein sequence MKKVIRILAGIVLVLSGLTFTGETTKAVEAPKYRQVAYNGDWAIWGGEGNFYPKNIAADKLTHLTLAFLDFDSNGKLKFTDKDAAVGAPVGGEGVQWNSASAGLLNAMQDLRAKNPNLKIGISIGGWSKSGDFSEVAADPSKRAQFVEDIAKFIRYTNLDFVDLDWEYPASVREPDLVDNKNDEGTPHAKPEDKQNFITLLNDIRTTIDKQGKELNKTYELSVALPAAQKTLQDGVDVKKLFEVVDFANVMTYDMNGAWVSNSAHHTALYGNPADPNYASGLSVDQTVKYLQSQGADSKKIVIGAAYYTRGWNKVESGTDTDHPGLFQPAEKNNKDADGTPTYGAGNKSSLSAGDGGRAGGVWPYRNIDDLKTKSTDLKEYWDDIAKAPYLYNDKTGEFYTYDNVRSIAEKTKYVKDNQLGGVISWMQSQDKETDSTKRDELTKATKDGLFGSTPLPEEQINYAGLNVEVSIEPYSENGVGYEVTVKNNEKVDETDDVLKSVETAFETVKLPKLYIALDSSETLTNGDYKAGTVTTENGITTVDLASVYDGQEIPQGASYTFRLKSSADTVDPSHISKIDLVQRIGKTGAELSKQTVYGTEDINHDSTDNTPPSAPTNLKASEKADKNVTLSWTAATDDVKVAGYKIYRDNALVGTSSNTTFADQNLTPNTTYIYTVKAYDSAGNFSAASEPLSVTTNNELPITNAWDADKVYTSGDVVTYQSKTYRAKWWTQGNIPGAEEWGPWELIQ encoded by the coding sequence ATGAAAAAAGTGATTCGTATTCTTGCAGGTATTGTACTTGTATTATCTGGATTAACCTTTACAGGAGAGACTACAAAAGCGGTTGAAGCACCAAAATATCGTCAAGTTGCATACAATGGCGATTGGGCTATTTGGGGAGGAGAAGGGAACTTTTATCCCAAAAATATTGCGGCAGATAAACTGACACATTTAACATTAGCCTTTTTAGATTTTGATAGTAATGGTAAGTTGAAATTTACTGATAAAGATGCAGCAGTTGGGGCACCTGTTGGCGGCGAGGGAGTTCAGTGGAATAGTGCTAGTGCGGGCCTTTTAAATGCTATGCAAGATTTGCGCGCTAAAAATCCTAATTTAAAAATTGGGATTTCCATTGGAGGTTGGTCAAAATCAGGCGACTTTTCTGAAGTAGCGGCAGATCCTTCCAAACGCGCTCAATTTGTGGAAGATATTGCGAAATTTATCAGATATACAAATCTGGACTTTGTTGACTTAGATTGGGAATACCCAGCTTCTGTTCGGGAACCAGATTTAGTTGATAACAAGAATGATGAAGGAACACCTCATGCGAAACCAGAAGATAAACAGAATTTTATTACATTATTGAATGACATTAGAACAACCATTGATAAACAAGGAAAAGAATTAAATAAAACCTATGAATTATCTGTCGCTTTGCCAGCTGCTCAAAAAACACTCCAAGACGGGGTTGATGTAAAAAAATTATTTGAAGTAGTAGATTTTGCAAATGTGATGACTTATGACATGAATGGAGCTTGGGTATCGAATAGTGCACATCATACTGCGTTATATGGAAATCCAGCAGACCCTAACTATGCAAGTGGCTTATCAGTTGATCAAACCGTTAAGTATTTACAAAGTCAAGGGGCTGATTCCAAAAAAATTGTCATCGGGGCGGCTTACTATACACGTGGCTGGAATAAAGTAGAATCAGGAACGGATACCGATCATCCTGGACTTTTCCAACCAGCTGAAAAAAATAATAAAGATGCAGATGGAACACCTACTTATGGGGCAGGCAATAAAAGCTCACTTAGTGCAGGCGACGGGGGACGTGCTGGTGGTGTTTGGCCATACCGAAATATTGATGATCTTAAAACAAAATCAACTGATTTAAAAGAATATTGGGATGATATTGCTAAAGCGCCTTATCTCTATAACGATAAAACAGGTGAATTTTACACATACGATAATGTGCGTTCTATCGCTGAAAAAACAAAATATGTTAAAGATAATCAGTTAGGCGGCGTTATTTCCTGGATGCAGTCTCAAGATAAAGAAACAGACAGTACAAAGCGGGATGAGCTTACAAAGGCCACCAAGGATGGTTTGTTTGGCTCAACACCTCTTCCAGAAGAACAAATAAATTATGCGGGTCTGAATGTAGAAGTTTCAATTGAGCCATACAGTGAAAATGGCGTAGGTTATGAAGTAACAGTAAAAAACAATGAAAAAGTGGATGAAACAGACGATGTCCTGAAATCAGTAGAAACGGCTTTTGAAACGGTTAAATTACCTAAATTATACATTGCGCTAGATTCTTCTGAAACACTAACAAATGGCGATTATAAAGCAGGAACCGTAACAACAGAAAATGGCATTACAACAGTAGACTTGGCATCAGTATACGATGGCCAAGAAATTCCTCAAGGTGCAAGCTATACATTTAGATTAAAATCAAGCGCAGATACGGTTGACCCAAGCCACATCAGTAAGATTGATTTAGTACAACGCATCGGGAAAACAGGTGCAGAACTAAGTAAGCAAACTGTCTATGGAACAGAGGATATTAACCATGACTCAACAGACAATACACCACCAAGTGCGCCAACAAATCTAAAAGCATCAGAGAAAGCGGATAAAAATGTCACATTAAGTTGGACAGCAGCAACAGATGACGTAAAAGTGGCTGGGTATAAGATATACCGCGATAACGCTTTAGTTGGGACATCATCAAATACGACATTTGCTGATCAAAACTTAACTCCCAATACTACCTATATTTATACCGTAAAAGCTTATGACAGCGCAGGTAATTTTTCAGCTGCAAGCGAACCGCTATCAGTGACAACAAATAATGAACTTCCAATAACGAATGCTTGGGATGCAGATAAAGTCTATACTTCAGGGGATGTTGTCACTTATCAAAGCAAAACTTACCGAGCAAAATGGTGGACACAAGGTAACATTCCAGGAGCAGAAGAATGGGGCCCTTGGGAGCTTATTCAATAG
- the cls gene encoding cardiolipin synthase, whose protein sequence is MKKFVQLVVMILLIIGVGFLLKEWSEVILYTAAILIELAGMAVAIRLIFWDKRGTSSKVAWIAVIFVLPILGYFIYLFFGRNPQSRIFHYHQINEAHKITTKIRALEKTHNTNAAPDLSKRIAHLTDIQAVNGNELKLLTNGDETFKAIIESLKQAKNHIHIQYYIYRADAIGTEIRDLLIDKLNEGVEVRFMYDAWGCAKLHESFLKPLEEAGAEIQAFDPIRSIWIARTANLRNHRKLIVIDGQIGFTGGLNIGEEYRSNTPDFVVWRDTHIKINGPAILELQESFLVDWVYMKNCAEAADSFINEAGVKQYLSPKTRGSEWAQIVYGGPYDKENGVRDAILDLIESAKESVWIASPYFVPDEEALAVLRRVSMSGIDVRVIIPGKGDRAISFHGSNAYIETMLEAGTKMYAYRDDSFIHAKLILVDGERGAVGTANFDVRSFRLNHELMVFLYETDSAIKKMLVDFEADFKASKLYQIEDIKQKSWYTKMKENLSSLLSPIL, encoded by the coding sequence ATGAAGAAATTTGTGCAGTTGGTGGTCATGATCCTCCTTATTATTGGAGTGGGTTTTTTACTTAAGGAATGGTCTGAAGTTATTTTATATACAGCGGCCATTTTGATTGAGCTGGCGGGAATGGCTGTTGCTATTCGTCTTATCTTTTGGGATAAACGAGGAACAAGTTCTAAAGTCGCTTGGATTGCTGTTATTTTTGTTCTGCCAATACTCGGTTATTTTATTTACTTATTTTTCGGGCGTAATCCACAAAGCCGTATTTTTCACTACCATCAAATCAATGAAGCCCATAAAATTACGACGAAGATCCGTGCACTTGAAAAAACGCACAACACAAATGCAGCGCCAGATTTATCAAAAAGGATTGCTCATTTAACTGATATTCAAGCCGTTAATGGCAATGAGCTAAAGCTGCTTACAAATGGTGACGAGACTTTCAAAGCGATTATCGAATCACTAAAACAAGCAAAAAATCACATTCATATTCAATATTATATCTATAGAGCGGATGCAATTGGTACCGAAATCCGTGATCTTTTAATTGATAAACTGAATGAAGGCGTTGAAGTGCGTTTTATGTATGATGCATGGGGCTGTGCCAAGCTTCATGAAAGTTTTTTAAAACCGCTTGAAGAAGCTGGTGCAGAAATTCAGGCGTTTGACCCAATTCGCTCAATTTGGATAGCACGCACTGCAAATTTACGTAATCACCGCAAGTTAATCGTCATTGATGGGCAGATTGGCTTTACCGGTGGATTAAATATTGGGGAAGAATATCGTAGCAATACACCTGATTTTGTCGTTTGGCGTGATACACATATCAAAATTAATGGCCCGGCAATTTTAGAATTACAGGAATCCTTTTTAGTAGATTGGGTTTATATGAAAAATTGTGCGGAAGCAGCGGACTCATTTATTAATGAAGCAGGCGTAAAACAATATTTATCTCCAAAAACAAGAGGTTCAGAATGGGCGCAAATCGTTTACGGGGGACCTTACGACAAAGAAAATGGTGTGCGTGATGCCATTTTAGATTTGATTGAATCGGCAAAAGAGTCTGTTTGGATTGCTTCACCTTATTTTGTTCCTGATGAAGAAGCTCTTGCTGTTCTTCGGCGTGTATCCATGAGTGGCATTGATGTTCGTGTTATCATTCCGGGAAAAGGTGATCGAGCAATCTCATTTCATGGAAGCAATGCTTATATTGAAACGATGCTTGAAGCAGGAACAAAAATGTATGCGTACCGGGATGATTCATTTATCCATGCTAAATTAATTCTCGTAGACGGAGAAAGAGGCGCCGTTGGTACTGCAAATTTTGACGTTCGGAGTTTTCGCCTTAATCATGAACTTATGGTCTTTTTATATGAAACAGATTCTGCAATTAAGAAGATGTTAGTTGACTTTGAAGCTGACTTCAAAGCAAGTAAGTTATATCAAATAGAAGATATCAAACAAAAATCATGGTATACGAAAATGAAAGAAAACCTTTCTAGTTTGTTATCTCCTATTTTATAA